One genomic segment of Jaculus jaculus isolate mJacJac1 chromosome 2, mJacJac1.mat.Y.cur, whole genome shotgun sequence includes these proteins:
- the Acsm3 gene encoding acyl-coenzyme A synthetase ACSM3, mitochondrial isoform X2: MEILLRAKYFQCLAIPGSLRALHEGYGTATPQNFSSYESMKQGFKLEIPEHFNFAKDVLDQWANMEKAGKRSSNPAFWWINGNGGEVRWSFEELGSLSRKFANILTDACSLQRGDRVIVILPKIPEWWLANVACLRTGTVLIPGTTQLTQKDILYRLQSSKAKCIITDDVLAPVVDAVAPLCENLHSKIIVSQHPREGWGNLKKMMKYASDNHTCVETKHNEMMAIYFTSGTTGPPKMIGHTHSSFGLGLSINGRFWLDLIPSDVMWNTSDTGWAKSAWSSVFSPWTQGACVFAHYLPRFEPTSILQTLTKFPITVFCSAPTAYRMLVQNDMSSYNFTNLHHCVSAGEPINPEVMEQWRKWTGLDIYEGYGQTETVLICGNFKGMKIKPGSMGKPSPAFDVKIVDESGNVLPPGQEGDIGVQVLPTRPPGLFTHYIDNPSQTASSLRGNFYITGDRAYMDEDGYFWFVARSDDIILSSG; this comes from the exons ATGGAGATATTACTTCGTGCCAAGTATTTTCAGTGCCTAGCAATTCCTGGCTCTCTGAGAGCCTTACATGAAGGTTATGGAACAGCAACACCTCAGAATTTCTCCAGCTATGAGTCCATGAAACAGGGCTTCAAATTAGAGATTCCAGAGCATTTCAATTTTGCTAAAGATGTCTTGGACCAATGGGCCAATATGGAAAAG GCTGGAAAGAGATCTTCCAATCCAGCCTTCTGGTGGATAAATGGAAACGGAGGAGAGGTGAGGTGGAGTTTTGAGGAACTGGGATCCTTATCCAGAAAATTTGCCAATATACTTACAGACGCCTGTTCCCTGCAAAGGGGAGACAGAGTAATTGTGATCCTGCCCAAGATCCCAGAGTGGTGGCTTGCAAATGTGGCCTGTCTGCGAACAG GGACAGTTTTAATTCCAGGAACTACTCAGCTTACCCAGAAAGACATACTCTACAGACTACAGTCTTCAAAAGCAAAGTGCATTATTACTGATGATGTTTTAGCTCCAGTAGTTGATGCTGTAGCACCTCTATGTGAAAATCTCCACTCCAAGATAATTGTGTCTCAGCACCCCAGAGAAGGATGGGGGAACCTGAAGAAGATGATGAA ATACGCCAGTGACAACCACACCTGTGTGGAGACAAAACACAATGAGATGATGGCCATTTACTTTACCAGTGGGACAACTGGACCTCCTAAGATGATTGGACACACTCACAGCAGTTTTGGTTTAGGATTATCTATAAATGGAAG GTTCTGGCTGGATTTGATACCCTCAGATGTGATGTGGAATACTTCAGACACAGGCTGGGCAAAATCTGCATGGAGTAGTGTTTTTTCTCCATGGACCCAAGGAgcatgtgtgtttgcacactATTTGCCCCGTTTTGAGCCAACTTCCATCTTACAA ACGCTCACGAAGTTTCCCATCACAGTCTTCTGTTCAGCACCCACTGCTTACAGAATGCTCGTACAGAATGATATGTCCAG CTATAACTTCACAAACTTACATCAttgtgtgagtgctggggagcCCATCAACCCTGAAGTGATGGAACAGTGGAGAAAATGGACAGGTCTAGACATCTATGAAGGATACGGACAGACAGAAACG GTGCTAATCTGTGGAAATTTCAAGGGAATGAAAATTAAGCCAGGCTCAATGGGAAAGCCTTCTCCTGCTTTTGATGTGAAG ATTGTAGATGAAAGTGGCAATGTTCTTCCTCCTGGACAAGAAGGGGACATTGGTGTTCAGGTTCTGCCTACTCGACCACCTGGACTTTTTACTCATTATATA GATAATCCTTCACAAACAGCTTCAAGTCTACGAGGCAATTTCTACATCACGGGGGACAGAGCGTATATGGATGAAGATGGATATTTCTGGTTTGTTGCAAGATCAGATGATATCATATTATCCTCTGG